One part of the Sporosarcina ureae genome encodes these proteins:
- a CDS encoding flagellar hook-basal body protein gives MFRGFYTVGSGMIAQQRRTEMLSNNIANANTPGYKAEQSTIRAFPEMFMSRLDSMRVPTEKGLSFNNLSKVGELSTGVYMQETLPLFAQGQLRETEQKTDIALIDGPMEVDEETGVAGTVFFTLEGENGGQYYTRNGNFAVNAEGYLTNPSGLFVLDDAGNRIELASDDIRVTDSGVVFAGETEVATLGIAYSDGPNALSKQDNGLYTTTDGNALPTGGTYSMQQGYLEDSNVDAARSMTDMLTAYRAFEANQKILQAYDRSMEKAVNEVGRVN, from the coding sequence ATGTTTCGTGGTTTTTATACAGTAGGATCAGGCATGATCGCACAGCAACGCCGTACGGAAATGCTGTCCAATAATATCGCGAACGCCAATACGCCAGGCTATAAAGCTGAGCAGTCGACGATTCGTGCGTTCCCGGAAATGTTCATGTCCCGATTGGATTCGATGCGCGTACCGACGGAAAAAGGCTTGAGCTTCAATAACCTTTCCAAAGTAGGCGAATTATCGACAGGCGTCTATATGCAAGAAACCTTGCCTTTATTCGCGCAAGGACAATTGCGGGAGACTGAACAAAAGACCGATATAGCATTAATTGATGGACCGATGGAAGTGGACGAAGAAACCGGTGTTGCAGGTACTGTGTTTTTCACGCTTGAAGGCGAGAATGGCGGTCAATACTATACACGAAACGGGAATTTCGCAGTCAACGCTGAAGGCTACCTGACCAATCCATCCGGCCTATTTGTCCTTGACGATGCGGGCAACCGGATCGAACTGGCAAGTGACGATATTCGCGTGACGGATTCAGGCGTAGTTTTCGCAGGGGAAACGGAAGTGGCGACACTAGGGATTGCCTACTCTGACGGACCCAATGCGCTGTCCAAGCAAGACAATGGACTGTACACGACAACGGACGGCAATGCATTGCCAACTGGCGGCACATACTCGATGCAACAAGGCTATCTCGAAGATTCCAACGTCGATGCCGCGCGCTCGATGACGGATATGCTGACAGCTTACCGTGCATTTGAAGCCAATCAAAAGATTCTTCAAGCCTATGATCGCAGTATGGAAAAAGCGGTCAATGAAGTAGGACGAGTCAATTAA
- a CDS encoding flagellar hook-basal body protein, with product MIRTMTTATNTMNQLQQRLDLIGNNLSNVGTHGYKSSDATFQELLFQQMNNDKADKADRSSDFGIRMGTGAHLGSLQMNWKVGSVQVTDRQLDFALTEPKQHFNLIQPTDNGEEIIYSRKGNFYLSPTANGDNMLVNEEGLAVADTAGRPIVFSGQATDYQIRPNGVLQVTTPQGTQDFNFGVTVLEKPDSMVQLSATNFGLPTDLAALGLAANDLLTEMTGAGRNQIGLQNQALETSNVEYEKEMADLISTQRAYQFNARSVTMADQMMGLINGIR from the coding sequence ATGATTCGCACGATGACCACCGCCACGAATACGATGAACCAGTTGCAGCAACGTCTTGACTTGATCGGCAACAACTTATCGAACGTCGGCACACATGGATATAAATCTTCGGACGCTACATTCCAGGAACTTTTATTCCAACAAATGAATAACGACAAAGCAGATAAAGCGGACCGTAGCTCAGATTTTGGCATCCGCATGGGTACCGGCGCACATCTTGGAAGCTTGCAGATGAACTGGAAAGTCGGATCGGTCCAAGTAACGGATCGTCAACTCGACTTTGCGCTGACGGAACCGAAACAACATTTTAATTTGATTCAGCCAACGGATAATGGGGAAGAAATCATATACTCGCGTAAGGGTAATTTCTATTTGTCACCAACTGCAAACGGCGACAATATGCTCGTCAATGAAGAAGGACTAGCAGTGGCGGATACAGCGGGACGTCCCATCGTCTTTTCTGGGCAAGCGACGGACTATCAAATTCGTCCTAACGGTGTATTGCAAGTTACTACTCCGCAAGGCACGCAGGACTTCAATTTCGGTGTTACGGTTCTTGAAAAGCCAGATTCGATGGTTCAGCTTTCCGCAACGAACTTCGGTTTGCCGACGGATCTCGCAGCACTAGGACTTGCAGCTAATGATTTGTTAACAGAAATGACCGGAGCGGGTCGAAACCAAATTGGCTTGCAAAATCAAGCACTCGAAACATCCAACGTAGAGTATGAAAAAGAAATGGCCGATTTGATTTCGACGCAACGTGCCTATCAATTCAATGCACGTTCCGTAACTATGGCGGACCAGATGATGGGCTTAATTAATGGCATTCGCTAA
- a CDS encoding DNA-directed RNA polymerase subunit beta, whose protein sequence is MSEKHTNFKKITEPLSPVQPFEPLKTKEPVEPASTPEMEDPIELTETDQDVPTVADEVAVTLSEPLVTDEVVGEDNQPIVEPEALETAPDVSQQEVEETLLIETEPVKKLPAPEESNASFWTKIQSKWPRKERTKKPMKPVSEMRWVQVRMIPIWLRMLILLVLLVLAAAVGAMVGFSVIGDGTAADVFKKETWQHIFDIMNGK, encoded by the coding sequence ATGAGTGAAAAACATACAAATTTTAAAAAAATAACAGAACCACTTTCCCCTGTGCAACCGTTTGAACCGTTGAAGACTAAGGAACCTGTAGAGCCAGCGAGCACACCGGAAATGGAAGATCCAATTGAACTGACAGAAACAGATCAGGACGTACCGACTGTAGCGGACGAAGTGGCTGTCACGCTGTCAGAGCCGCTTGTGACAGACGAAGTAGTTGGTGAAGACAATCAACCGATTGTGGAGCCGGAAGCTCTAGAAACAGCACCTGACGTCTCACAGCAAGAAGTAGAAGAAACGCTTCTAATCGAAACGGAACCTGTAAAAAAACTACCTGCACCAGAAGAATCCAACGCGTCGTTCTGGACGAAAATTCAGTCCAAATGGCCACGCAAGGAGCGCACTAAAAAACCTATGAAACCTGTAAGTGAAATGCGCTGGGTTCAAGTCCGTATGATTCCAATCTGGCTACGCATGCTGATTTTACTCGTGCTTCTCGTCTTGGCCGCTGCAGTCGGTGCAATGGTAGGTTTTAGTGTGATCGGTGACGGCACAGCAGCCGATGTCTTCAAAAAAGAGACATGGCAACATATTTTTGATATCATGAATGGTAAATAA
- the fabZ gene encoding 3-hydroxyacyl-ACP dehydratase FabZ gives MLNATQIQEIIPHRYPFLLVDRIEELEEGKRAVGLKNVSINEDFFNGHFPGYPVMPGVLIVEALAQVGAVALLKKEENKGRLAFFAGIDNCRFKRQVTPGDTLRLEVEIVRLRGTIGKGKAVATVEGEVACEADITFALGPVQE, from the coding sequence ATGCTGAACGCTACACAAATACAAGAAATCATTCCGCATCGCTATCCATTCTTGCTCGTTGATCGCATCGAAGAGCTTGAAGAAGGTAAGCGTGCAGTCGGATTAAAAAACGTATCTATCAATGAAGACTTTTTCAACGGCCATTTTCCTGGCTATCCCGTCATGCCAGGCGTTTTAATAGTAGAAGCACTAGCCCAAGTAGGCGCGGTCGCTTTGCTCAAGAAAGAAGAAAATAAAGGTCGTTTGGCATTTTTCGCGGGTATTGATAATTGCCGCTTCAAACGCCAAGTCACACCTGGCGACACGCTTCGTCTCGAAGTAGAAATTGTTCGCTTGCGCGGAACGATTGGCAAAGGAAAAGCCGTCGCTACCGTAGAAGGCGAAGTTGCATGTGAAGCAGATATTACATTCGCACTAGGACCAGTCCAAGAGTAG
- a CDS encoding alanine-zipper protein — MVRAGNSMVRAGNSMVRAGNLLRADNATLRAGNSPHRADSMPLRADYAPHRADYTPHRADSAPLRADSATLRADNATHRADNSPLRADNAPHRADYTPHRADSAPLRADSATLRADNATLRADNAPH; from the coding sequence ATGGTTAGAGCGGGTAACTCGATGGTTAGAGCGGGTAACTCGATGGTTAGAGCGGGTAACTTGCTTAGAGCGGATAACGCGACGCTTAGAGCGGGTAACTCGCCACATAGAGCGGATAGCATGCCGCTTAGAGCGGATTACGCGCCCCATAGAGCGGATTACACACCGCATAGAGCGGATAGCGCACCGCTTAGAGCGGATAGCGCGACGCTTAGAGCGGATAACGCAACGCATAGAGCGGACAACTCACCGCTTAGAGCGGATAACGCGCCCCATAGAGCGGATTACACACCGCATAGAGCGGATAGCGCACCGCTTAGAGCGGATAGCGCGACGCTTAGAGCGGATAACGCGACGCTTAGAGCGGATAACGCACCGCATTGA
- a CDS encoding YwpF family protein → MKTFKMISVEVMQENGVLAFPLYDGIIINQENSHRLWVLELFIDAKYKDIMDKWKVEETLLTVRVVISYPGNEPASFDVAVENWSQIGDRISVLMKGRLKRARSKYAEHLLEELLDEGFAGDALLEQFEMGMWDRPKLKRDTDPDEKTKL, encoded by the coding sequence TTGAAGACGTTTAAGATGATTTCGGTGGAAGTGATGCAGGAGAATGGTGTGCTTGCATTTCCACTGTATGACGGGATTATCATCAATCAGGAAAACAGTCATCGTTTGTGGGTTCTTGAGTTGTTCATTGATGCCAAGTATAAGGACATTATGGATAAATGGAAGGTCGAGGAGACGTTGCTGACAGTGCGCGTCGTCATTTCGTATCCCGGCAATGAACCCGCTTCGTTCGATGTGGCGGTGGAAAACTGGAGTCAGATCGGCGACCGGATTTCCGTGTTGATGAAGGGTCGTTTGAAGCGCGCCCGTTCGAAATACGCAGAGCATTTGCTTGAAGAGTTGCTGGATGAAGGCTTCGCGGGCGATGCGTTGCTTGAGCAATTCGAGATGGGCATGTGGGATCGACCGAAGTTGAAGCGGGATACGGATCCTGATGAGAAGACGAAGTTGTGA
- a CDS encoding single-stranded DNA-binding protein → MALVGRITKDLVLKEHASGRVNTTFVLAINRSFKNANGEVATDFVPCSVWGRSAENLVRHCGKGSLIGVSGSIQTRNYEREDQSKVYITEVMCNDIRFLSKSPKSQHTEMKTHSSTEPKRFEEAKTAETALPIF, encoded by the coding sequence GTGGCTTTAGTAGGGCGTATCACCAAAGACCTCGTATTAAAAGAACACGCATCTGGACGTGTCAACACCACGTTCGTCCTCGCTATCAATCGCAGCTTCAAAAACGCAAACGGAGAAGTGGCAACTGATTTCGTGCCGTGCTCCGTTTGGGGGCGATCCGCCGAAAACCTAGTCCGTCACTGCGGCAAAGGATCACTCATAGGCGTCAGTGGAAGTATTCAAACTCGGAACTACGAACGGGAAGATCAGTCGAAAGTGTACATCACAGAAGTCATGTGCAACGACATTCGCTTCTTGTCAAAGTCACCCAAATCTCAACACACCGAAATGAAAACGCATTCATCTACTGAGCCGAAACGTTTTGAAGAAGCGAAAACAGCAGAAACCGCACTTCCAATTTTCTAA
- a CDS encoding DEAD/DEAH box helicase: MTDSNILQLSLELTLQEGQDGVFIVSANVEGETRKIDADMLVSYLFYSDEPTMYGMLVEQRDNWLDVSIDMLLRLFSAGSHPYVQYSGATSDDEQVLADIREAATLWNDPALFSYVEATESGLSFNLDKTHLSEQAGRYISLAMRGQLATLGVSMADFPALLPHFQQYGWPNTEKSKLPFRVALRLTEPDIDETDWLLETILISDRGAQWSPAIGKIAGSMENALPAKRKEYAEEIEERQSEMVGIFRSVEWYEPKQFMHVPLNDAQVRIFIQEDLPLCQAFDYPVILPAWLKTVTETKLKIRTSAGMQSYRSSASLDQVLSFDWQFSLAGEKIDKDQFQKMVDENREYIRAGDEWFHLDPAWLKRIRELMEQVDDGEWTVKDLLFNEVPEEIAPSFEEEEEDDPLVAFSMQQSLRKVMNMLHDKKGLPPVPVPTSLHAELRPYQQEGFEWLHFMRDNKFGAVLADDMGLGKTVQLIAYLLYVHNLPETDSPSLIICPTSVMGNWQKELERFAPSLTVHVHYGTNRAREEQFADIMGTRQADIILTTYGTATQDTEMLSVYEFANVTIDEAQNIKNLQTKQSRAIRKLRGRHHIALTGTPIENRLSELWAIFDFIHKGYFGSFRKFSEEFIVPIERDDLEAEKRKLRARIQPFMMRRTKNDPELRLNLPEKLEQNEYVPLTTEQAALYESFVSETKFKLETLTGFERKGLILKMLSRLKQLCNHPALFLKEPPAPAAELTKRSNKMARIVSMAAEIAANGEQCLIFTQYIGMGQMIRQCLSELHGIDVPFLTGSMPKGQRDALVEAFQNGEFPIFILSLKAGGTGLNLTQANHVLHADRWWNPAVENQATDRAYRIGQTKFVHVHKFVTVGTIEEKIDEMLVEKAALSADLIHSSQWLTELNDRELEDLLTFN; encoded by the coding sequence CATGTTGGTGTCGTATTTATTTTATTCGGATGAACCGACGATGTATGGAATGTTAGTGGAGCAGCGAGATAATTGGCTCGACGTATCGATCGATATGTTGCTGCGCTTGTTTTCGGCTGGCAGTCATCCGTATGTGCAATACTCGGGTGCGACTTCTGACGATGAACAAGTATTGGCAGACATTCGTGAAGCCGCGACGTTGTGGAACGACCCTGCGTTGTTTTCATATGTCGAAGCGACGGAGTCTGGACTGTCGTTTAATCTCGACAAGACCCATTTATCTGAGCAAGCTGGACGCTATATTTCGCTTGCGATGCGCGGACAGTTGGCAACGCTTGGTGTGTCGATGGCGGACTTCCCTGCTTTGTTACCTCACTTCCAGCAGTATGGATGGCCGAATACCGAAAAGTCGAAGTTACCGTTCCGCGTAGCTCTTCGTTTGACGGAGCCGGATATCGATGAAACGGATTGGTTGCTTGAGACGATTTTGATTAGTGATCGCGGGGCGCAGTGGTCGCCAGCGATTGGTAAAATTGCGGGTTCGATGGAAAATGCATTGCCAGCGAAACGCAAGGAGTATGCAGAAGAGATTGAAGAGCGTCAATCCGAGATGGTCGGGATTTTCCGTTCGGTCGAATGGTATGAGCCAAAACAGTTTATGCATGTGCCGTTAAATGATGCGCAAGTGCGGATTTTCATTCAGGAAGATCTGCCGCTTTGTCAGGCGTTTGATTACCCCGTTATATTACCGGCTTGGTTGAAGACGGTGACCGAGACGAAGTTAAAGATTCGTACCTCTGCAGGAATGCAATCGTACCGTTCTTCCGCCAGTCTCGATCAAGTATTGTCGTTTGATTGGCAGTTTTCATTAGCTGGCGAAAAGATCGATAAAGACCAGTTCCAGAAGATGGTCGATGAGAACCGAGAATATATTCGTGCAGGCGATGAGTGGTTCCATTTGGATCCGGCATGGCTCAAGCGGATTCGTGAGTTGATGGAGCAAGTGGATGACGGTGAGTGGACGGTGAAGGATTTGCTGTTCAATGAAGTGCCGGAAGAGATCGCTCCTTCGTTTGAAGAAGAGGAAGAAGACGATCCTCTCGTTGCGTTCTCGATGCAGCAGTCGTTACGTAAAGTGATGAATATGTTGCATGACAAGAAAGGTTTGCCGCCTGTTCCCGTACCTACGTCGTTGCACGCCGAGTTGCGTCCGTATCAGCAGGAAGGTTTCGAGTGGCTTCATTTCATGCGAGATAATAAGTTCGGTGCTGTGCTTGCGGATGATATGGGACTTGGTAAGACTGTGCAGCTCATCGCGTATTTGCTGTATGTGCATAATTTACCGGAAACGGACTCTCCTTCGTTGATCATTTGCCCGACGAGTGTTATGGGGAACTGGCAGAAGGAACTTGAGCGTTTCGCCCCTTCGCTAACGGTGCATGTACATTACGGAACGAATCGTGCGCGCGAGGAACAATTTGCGGATATCATGGGCACACGTCAAGCGGATATTATTTTGACGACATACGGTACCGCCACACAAGATACTGAGATGCTGTCGGTGTATGAGTTCGCGAATGTGACGATTGATGAAGCGCAAAATATTAAGAACTTGCAGACGAAGCAGTCACGAGCAATTCGCAAGTTGCGCGGTAGACATCATATCGCCTTGACGGGTACGCCGATCGAGAACCGTTTATCGGAGTTATGGGCTATTTTTGATTTCATTCATAAAGGCTATTTCGGCAGTTTCCGCAAATTCAGCGAAGAGTTCATCGTGCCGATCGAGCGAGATGATCTCGAAGCGGAGAAACGGAAATTGCGTGCGCGAATCCAGCCGTTCATGATGCGCCGGACGAAGAATGATCCGGAATTGCGCTTGAACTTGCCAGAGAAGCTCGAGCAAAATGAATATGTACCGCTGACTACTGAGCAAGCCGCATTATATGAGAGTTTTGTATCGGAGACGAAGTTCAAACTCGAGACACTGACAGGATTTGAGCGTAAAGGCTTGATCTTGAAGATGCTCAGTCGTTTGAAGCAGTTATGTAACCATCCGGCATTATTCTTAAAAGAACCGCCAGCCCCTGCCGCCGAGTTGACGAAGCGTTCCAATAAAATGGCACGAATCGTCTCCATGGCAGCGGAGATTGCGGCGAATGGGGAACAATGCTTAATCTTCACGCAGTATATCGGTATGGGGCAGATGATCCGTCAGTGCTTGTCTGAATTACATGGAATCGACGTGCCGTTCTTGACGGGTAGTATGCCGAAAGGACAGCGTGATGCATTGGTTGAAGCGTTCCAAAACGGGGAATTCCCGATTTTCATCCTGTCGTTGAAAGCTGGGGGCACCGGCTTGAACTTGACACAGGCGAATCACGTATTGCACGCAGACCGCTGGTGGAATCCGGCTGTGGAGAACCAGGCAACGGATCGTGCGTACCGTATCGGGCAGACCAAATTTGTGCATGTGCATAAATTTGTAACGGTCGGGACAATCGAGGAAAAGATTGACGAGATGCTCGTCGAGAAGGCGGCTTTGTCAGCTGATTTGATTCATTCGAGTCAGTGGTTGACGGAGCTCAATGATCGAGAGCTCGAGGATTTGCTGACGTTTAATTGA